Proteins encoded together in one Rhodospirillaceae bacterium window:
- a CDS encoding ABC transporter permease subunit (The N-terminal region of this protein, as described by TIGR01726, is a three transmembrane segment that identifies a subfamily of ABC transporter permease subunits, which specificities that include histidine, arginine, glutamine, glutamate, L-cystine (sic), the opines (in Agrobacterium) octopine and nopaline, etc.) gives MAEPQSLWMSLAWGDAGYGDEFVYGACITLSISVCGYAIALVIGMMGAWAKLCNVKALNRAGEVYTTIVRSIPELLLIILIYYTGTSALTKLLVALHLADEGLEINPFAAVISALGLIYGAYLTDVLRGGIQAVPKGQIEAAKAYGMHAPMRFVRIIFPQMIRFAIPGLGNQWLNITKDSALVSVVAAVGEVLSVGKGAATSTKHFMFYFGVTGLVFMALSAGSLFFFSYLEKRANRGVRRV, from the coding sequence TTGGCTGAACCGCAATCCTTATGGATGAGCCTCGCCTGGGGCGATGCTGGCTATGGCGACGAGTTCGTGTATGGCGCGTGCATCACCTTGTCGATCTCGGTCTGCGGCTATGCGATCGCCCTGGTGATCGGCATGATGGGCGCCTGGGCCAAGCTCTGTAACGTCAAGGCACTGAACCGCGCCGGCGAGGTTTACACGACCATCGTGCGGTCGATTCCCGAACTCCTGCTCATCATCCTGATCTATTACACGGGCACCTCGGCGCTCACCAAGCTTCTGGTTGCGCTGCATCTCGCCGACGAGGGGCTCGAGATCAACCCTTTCGCAGCCGTCATCTCGGCGCTGGGCCTCATCTACGGCGCCTATCTGACGGACGTCCTGCGTGGCGGTATCCAGGCGGTGCCGAAGGGACAGATCGAGGCGGCGAAGGCCTATGGCATGCACGCACCCATGCGCTTCGTGCGCATCATTTTTCCGCAGATGATCCGCTTTGCCATTCCGGGATTGGGCAATCAATGGCTCAACATCACCAAGGACAGCGCCCTGGTGAGCGTCGTCGCGGCAGTCGGTGAGGTTCTTTCGGTGGGAAAGGGCGCGGCGACCTCAACAAAGCACTTCATGTTCTATTTCGGCGTGACGGGGCTCGTGTTCATGGCGTTGTCGGCCGGCTCTCTCTTCTTCTTCAGCTACTTGGAAAAGCGCGCCAATCGCGGCGTCCGGCGCGTATAG
- a CDS encoding transporter substrate-binding domain-containing protein, with translation MKKSLFGSLVAGAVLAVMAVSAQAQDKVYKVGMDQTDYPPFATKDTSGKWTGWEVDLAMAVCESQGMKCELTPTAWDGIIPALQEGKIDFIFASMTINEDRKQQVDFTHFYYDSTTIIIGPKADATKIDFDNPESMKGKVMGAQNATIHSKFLQARFGSAAEIKTYDGLDTALADLGAGRLDYVQEGRSTMAPFLASEAGQAYEEKAVVPADPIMGEGVGAAVRKGDTETLDKLNAGIKAVVTSGKYDEITKKYPELTGMLVVPTF, from the coding sequence ATGAAAAAGAGCTTGTTTGGGAGCCTCGTCGCCGGTGCAGTCTTGGCGGTCATGGCCGTCAGCGCCCAGGCGCAGGACAAGGTTTACAAGGTCGGCATGGACCAGACCGACTACCCGCCCTTCGCCACCAAGGACACCAGCGGCAAGTGGACCGGCTGGGAAGTCGACCTCGCCATGGCCGTGTGCGAATCCCAGGGCATGAAGTGCGAACTGACGCCCACCGCCTGGGACGGCATCATCCCGGCGCTGCAGGAAGGCAAGATCGATTTCATCTTCGCCTCGATGACGATCAACGAAGATCGCAAGCAGCAGGTCGATTTCACGCATTTCTACTATGACTCGACCACCATCATCATCGGTCCGAAGGCGGATGCGACCAAGATCGATTTCGACAATCCGGAATCGATGAAGGGCAAAGTGATGGGCGCGCAGAACGCCACCATTCACTCGAAGTTCCTGCAGGCCCGCTTCGGCTCCGCCGCGGAAATCAAGACCTATGACGGTCTCGATACCGCATTGGCCGATCTCGGTGCCGGCCGCCTCGATTACGTGCAGGAAGGCCGCTCGACCATGGCCCCGTTCCTGGCTTCGGAAGCCGGCCAGGCTTACGAGGAAAAGGCCGTCGTCCCGGCCGATCCGATCATGGGTGAGGGTGTCGGTGCCGCCGTCCGCAAGGGCGATACGGAAACCCTCGACAAGCTCAACGCCGGCATCAAGGCCGTCGTCACCAGCGGCAAGTATGACGAGATCACCAAGAAGTATCCGGAACTCACCGGCATGCTGGTTGTGCCGACCTTCTGA
- a CDS encoding pyridoxal phosphate-dependent aminotransferase → MSVRSFEIRPAIENLQDSQIVDVWKMGFTVPDVVGLWVGEGDLPTTKFICDAAAEALREGKTFYTYKRGIPELRQALIDYHRRLYNVELTEDRIAVTSSGMNAMMLIVQSLIGAGDNMVCVTPVWPNIFRAVEIMGGEPRQVAMTGEGDGWHLDLDKLFAACDGRTRAVYVATPGNPTGWVMPEEQRRALLDFCRKRRIALIADEVYNRLIYNKPVAPSFLELATPDDPVFVVNSFSKTWAMTGWRMGWMVMPRSALTQIERLIEFNTSGGQPFLQAACVKAIAEGEDWVKWMVDRCRQGRDLVLERLSGMNRVRVIPADASFYLMLQVEELGKEPGAALDFCKRLVVEGKVGLAPGTAFGAGGEGYLRLCYAQSNDRLSVAMDRFEAFLRKA, encoded by the coding sequence ATGAGCGTCCGTTCATTTGAGATCCGCCCCGCCATTGAAAATCTCCAGGATTCGCAGATCGTCGATGTCTGGAAAATGGGCTTCACCGTCCCCGACGTGGTGGGCCTGTGGGTGGGCGAGGGCGATCTGCCGACCACCAAATTCATCTGCGACGCGGCGGCCGAGGCGCTCAGGGAAGGCAAGACCTTCTATACCTACAAGCGCGGCATCCCCGAACTGCGCCAGGCGCTCATCGACTATCACCGCCGCCTCTACAATGTTGAGCTGACCGAGGACCGCATCGCCGTCACCTCCAGCGGCATGAACGCGATGATGCTGATCGTGCAGTCGCTGATCGGTGCCGGCGACAATATGGTCTGTGTGACCCCGGTCTGGCCCAACATCTTCCGCGCGGTCGAGATCATGGGCGGCGAGCCGCGCCAGGTCGCCATGACAGGCGAGGGCGACGGTTGGCATCTCGATCTCGACAAGCTGTTCGCGGCCTGCGACGGGCGCACCCGCGCCGTCTATGTGGCGACGCCCGGTAATCCCACCGGCTGGGTGATGCCCGAGGAACAGCGCCGGGCACTCCTCGATTTCTGCCGCAAGCGCCGCATCGCGCTCATCGCCGACGAGGTCTACAACCGCCTCATCTACAACAAGCCGGTGGCGCCCTCCTTCCTCGAACTGGCCACGCCGGACGATCCGGTCTTCGTCGTCAACAGCTTCTCCAAGACCTGGGCCATGACCGGCTGGCGGATGGGCTGGATGGTGATGCCGCGATCGGCGCTGACACAGATCGAGCGGCTGATCGAGTTCAACACCTCGGGCGGCCAGCCCTTCCTGCAGGCGGCCTGTGTCAAGGCGATCGCGGAGGGCGAGGATTGGGTCAAATGGATGGTCGACCGCTGTCGACAGGGCCGCGACCTAGTGCTGGAACGGCTCTCCGGCATGAACCGGGTCCGCGTCATCCCGGCCGACGCCTCCTTCTATCTCATGCTGCAGGTCGAGGAACTCGGCAAGGAGCCGGGCGCCGCCCTCGATTTCTGCAAGCGCCTGGTGGTCGAGGGCAAGGTGGGCCTTGCCCCCGGAACCGCCTTCGGTGCCGGCGGCGAAGGCTATCTGCGTCTCTGCTATGCCCAGTCCAATGACCGCCTGTCCGTGGCGATGGACCGTTTCGAGGCCTTCCTGAGGAAGGCCTAA
- a CDS encoding DMT family transporter, which produces MPVWALYLLVVAIWGSSWYGIEQQLGVVAPQVSLAYRFLLSAVILIAFCILTRRSLRFPARAVGIMAVQGFCLFCANYILFYFAGMHLVSGLLAVCFSTMSVMNILNLALFFRQRIDRRALLAAMIGLVGLCLVFYPEFEQSGLGTDPAWGLCLSLLATYLASLGNMVSVRLKTLAVPVVESNTIGMSFGALFCIAFALLAGASFTYDPRPAYTVSLIGLALFATVIGFGCYLTLVQRIGAARAAYTSVVFPVVALTLSTLLEGYAWSPLAGLGFALVLSGNLLVLMRPRDAVPAGFSSPRPS; this is translated from the coding sequence ATGCCCGTCTGGGCGCTTTATCTGCTCGTGGTCGCCATCTGGGGTTCCTCCTGGTACGGAATCGAACAGCAGCTCGGCGTGGTGGCGCCGCAGGTGTCGCTGGCCTATCGCTTCCTGTTGTCGGCCGTCATCCTCATCGCCTTCTGCATCCTGACGCGCCGCTCCCTGCGCTTTCCCGCGCGCGCGGTCGGCATCATGGCGGTGCAGGGTTTCTGCCTGTTCTGCGCCAACTACATCCTCTTTTATTTCGCCGGCATGCATCTGGTGAGCGGGCTGCTGGCGGTCTGCTTCTCGACCATGTCGGTCATGAACATCCTCAACCTCGCCTTGTTCTTCCGCCAGCGCATCGACCGGCGCGCGCTCCTGGCGGCCATGATCGGCCTCGTTGGCCTGTGCCTGGTGTTCTATCCGGAGTTCGAGCAAAGCGGCCTTGGGACCGATCCGGCCTGGGGTCTCTGCCTCTCCTTGCTGGCAACCTATCTCGCCTCGCTGGGCAACATGGTCTCGGTCCGGCTGAAGACGCTGGCCGTGCCGGTGGTCGAATCCAACACCATCGGCATGAGCTTCGGCGCGCTCTTCTGCATTGCCTTCGCCCTCCTGGCCGGCGCCAGCTTCACCTATGATCCGCGGCCGGCCTATACCGTGTCGCTTATCGGCCTTGCCCTTTTTGCGACCGTCATCGGCTTCGGCTGCTACCTCACTTTGGTGCAGCGGATCGGGGCGGCGCGGGCGGCCTATACCAGCGTCGTCTTCCCGGTGGTGGCGCTGACGCTCTCCACGCTGCTCGAAGGCTATGCCTGGTCACCCCTAGCCGGGCTGGGCTTTGCTTTGGTACTGTCCGGCAACCTTCTGGTGCTGATGCGTCCGCGCGACGCGGTGCCTGCCGGCTTCTCCTCCCCGCGACCATCCTGA
- a CDS encoding tetratricopeptide repeat protein: MTEDKSEAAIPEHLQSIEPAMVAIGEGRLEDASRICAEIVAADPNDADAVHLLGVIGFQGGAAPDQALDLIDRAIVLDPDRAQFQNSRGALLYSLGRNQEAEANFRYATILKPDDGMAWNNLGNALLRLDRVEEAENAFRRALVTPPILVAAINNLGIAVKRRGQFDKAMVCFREAVLHDPTFVDAHFNLGEILYQLDQMPEAEACFREALRLDAKCAPAYASLAQALHDQQRPDDAMGVIQQGLAELPEDEDLAFALRLQLSSMVPAWHIPMINDDERNIAYSQALERAVRPGDTVFEIGTGSGIVAMMAARAGAGHVVTCEVLPVMADAARAIVAQNGLADRITVINKKSTQLRLGEDLPERADLFVSELINVGMLAPNMLSIMRHARENLVKPDGRIIPEASTIYGALLQCDHLARINPVGMIAGFDMSAMDQFRSPGYAQIDLAADPHRKLSDRFVALTFDFRTDMKEMDSHRLIVTATEAGLCHGIAFWFDLHMFEDVVYRSDSRTRTNHWKQAMHFFAEPVAVQPGDQLTLVAGYDNTRIFFNLVN; encoded by the coding sequence GTGACGGAAGACAAGTCAGAAGCGGCGATACCAGAGCATCTGCAATCCATCGAGCCGGCCATGGTCGCTATCGGCGAAGGCCGTCTGGAAGATGCCAGCCGCATCTGCGCCGAGATCGTGGCCGCCGATCCAAATGACGCGGACGCGGTCCATCTCCTCGGCGTCATCGGCTTTCAGGGGGGTGCAGCACCCGACCAGGCCCTCGATCTCATCGACCGCGCCATTGTGCTGGATCCCGACCGCGCCCAGTTTCAGAACAGCCGCGGCGCCTTGCTCTATTCCCTGGGACGCAACCAGGAGGCCGAGGCCAATTTCCGGTACGCCACCATCCTCAAGCCCGATGACGGCATGGCCTGGAATAATCTCGGCAATGCCTTGCTCCGCCTGGACCGCGTCGAGGAGGCCGAGAATGCCTTCCGCCGGGCCCTGGTAACGCCGCCGATCCTGGTCGCCGCCATCAACAATCTGGGCATCGCCGTCAAGCGCCGGGGCCAGTTCGACAAGGCGATGGTCTGTTTCCGCGAAGCGGTCCTCCATGACCCGACCTTTGTCGATGCGCATTTCAACCTCGGCGAGATCCTCTATCAGCTCGATCAGATGCCGGAAGCGGAGGCCTGTTTCCGCGAAGCCCTGCGGCTCGACGCGAAATGCGCCCCGGCCTATGCCTCGCTGGCACAGGCGCTCCATGACCAGCAGCGGCCCGACGATGCCATGGGGGTCATTCAGCAGGGCCTCGCCGAATTGCCGGAGGACGAGGACCTCGCCTTTGCGCTTCGCCTGCAATTGTCGAGCATGGTGCCTGCCTGGCACATCCCGATGATCAACGATGACGAGCGCAACATCGCCTACAGCCAGGCGCTCGAACGCGCTGTCCGCCCCGGCGACACGGTGTTCGAAATCGGCACCGGCTCGGGCATCGTCGCCATGATGGCCGCCCGCGCCGGCGCTGGACACGTCGTCACCTGCGAGGTGCTGCCGGTCATGGCGGATGCGGCGCGCGCGATCGTGGCGCAGAACGGCCTTGCCGACCGCATCACCGTCATCAACAAGAAATCGACCCAGTTGCGCCTTGGCGAGGATCTGCCGGAACGGGCCGACCTCTTCGTCTCCGAACTGATCAATGTCGGCATGCTGGCGCCCAACATGCTTTCCATCATGCGCCACGCCCGCGAAAATCTGGTGAAGCCCGACGGCCGCATCATTCCTGAAGCTTCCACCATCTATGGTGCGCTGCTGCAATGCGACCACCTGGCGCGCATCAATCCGGTGGGCATGATCGCCGGCTTCGACATGTCGGCCATGGATCAGTTCCGCTCGCCGGGCTATGCGCAGATCGACCTTGCGGCCGATCCGCACCGTAAGCTGTCTGACCGCTTCGTGGCGCTCACCTTCGACTTCCGCACCGACATGAAGGAAATGGACAGCCACCGCCTGATTGTGACTGCGACCGAGGCCGGCCTGTGCCACGGCATCGCCTTCTGGTTCGACCTCCACATGTTCGAGGACGTCGTCTACCGTTCCGACAGCCGGACGCGGACCAATCACTGGAAGCAGGCGATGCACTTCTTCGCCGAGCCCGTCGCCGTGCAGCCGGGCGACCAGTTGACCCTCGTGGCCGGCTACGACAACACGCGGATCTTCTTCAATCTCGTGAACTGA
- a CDS encoding CoA ester lyase, with the protein MTIRPRRSVLYLPASNARALEKARTLPVDAVILDLEDAVAPEAKESARAQLVEALQAGGFGKREVVVRVNGLDTPWGHDDVAAVAKLGADAILFPKIQSADDVLAAVAALAQAGAPATLPIWIMAETPRCIMSMDSIANASPRLACIVAGTSDLSRDLRARPAPGRIGVISALSIIVIAARAYGLDALDGVHLDMNDEEGYQAACEQGRDLGFDGKTLIHPKQIAAANAAFAPNPGEIEQARAIVAAWAEARAQGKGICVLGGKLIEKLHVEDAERLLQLHAAIQAQADSTASSPSAAA; encoded by the coding sequence ATGACCATCAGACCGCGCCGCTCCGTCCTTTATCTTCCAGCCAGCAATGCGCGCGCGCTTGAAAAGGCGCGCACCCTGCCGGTCGATGCCGTGATCCTGGATCTTGAGGATGCGGTGGCCCCGGAAGCCAAGGAATCAGCCCGCGCCCAACTGGTCGAGGCGCTCCAGGCCGGCGGCTTCGGCAAGCGGGAGGTGGTGGTCCGGGTCAATGGGCTGGATACGCCCTGGGGCCATGACGATGTGGCGGCGGTGGCCAAGCTCGGCGCCGATGCGATCCTGTTCCCCAAGATCCAGTCGGCCGATGACGTCCTGGCGGCGGTGGCTGCCCTGGCCCAGGCCGGTGCCCCCGCGACGCTGCCGATCTGGATCATGGCGGAGACGCCGCGCTGCATCATGAGCATGGATTCGATCGCCAATGCCAGTCCGCGCCTCGCCTGCATCGTCGCCGGCACCTCGGATCTCAGCCGCGACCTCCGCGCCCGGCCGGCGCCTGGCCGGATCGGCGTCATTTCGGCGCTCTCCATCATCGTCATCGCCGCGCGCGCCTATGGGCTGGATGCCCTCGACGGCGTGCATCTCGATATGAATGACGAGGAAGGCTATCAGGCGGCCTGCGAGCAGGGCCGCGATCTGGGCTTCGACGGCAAGACCCTGATCCATCCCAAGCAGATCGCCGCGGCCAATGCCGCCTTTGCCCCCAATCCGGGGGAAATCGAGCAGGCCAGGGCGATCGTCGCGGCCTGGGCCGAGGCACGGGCCCAGGGCAAGGGTATCTGTGTGCTGGGCGGCAAGCTCATCGAGAAGCTCCATGTCGAGGATGCCGAGCGCCTGCTCCAGCTCCACGCGGCCATCCAGGCACAGGCCGACAGCACCGCCAGCTCGCCCTCGGCGGCGGCTTAG
- a CDS encoding Crp/Fnr family transcriptional regulator encodes MRAQLLAKSFLFRGLEPALLERVARLCLPKKLGVGETLFWEDEPADALYGVARGLIRIWVHGPDGRELTLNLMETGDFFGEIALLDGLPRTASASALADTEMLSVPRAAFLELMKQEPKLALHIIELLCERLRHNTDRIRDAAFLDLGARLAKTLEALAAGHGEEGPDGILITAKLNQSELAQLLGVTREAVNKQLKQFTQDGLIATKGSRILVRDAAALSARGKIKEESA; translated from the coding sequence ATGCGCGCGCAATTGCTGGCAAAGAGCTTCCTGTTCCGCGGCCTCGAACCCGCCTTGCTGGAGCGCGTGGCGCGCCTGTGCCTGCCCAAGAAGCTCGGCGTCGGCGAGACCCTGTTCTGGGAAGACGAGCCGGCGGATGCGCTCTATGGCGTGGCCCGGGGCCTCATCCGCATCTGGGTGCATGGGCCGGACGGGCGCGAGCTCACCCTCAACCTGATGGAGACGGGCGACTTCTTCGGCGAGATCGCACTTCTCGACGGATTGCCGCGGACGGCAAGTGCCAGTGCGCTCGCCGATACCGAGATGCTGAGCGTGCCGCGGGCGGCGTTCCTGGAATTGATGAAGCAGGAGCCCAAGCTCGCCCTCCACATCATCGAATTGCTGTGTGAGCGGCTGCGCCACAATACCGACCGCATCCGCGACGCAGCCTTCCTCGATCTCGGCGCGCGTCTCGCGAAGACCCTGGAAGCGCTGGCGGCGGGGCATGGTGAAGAGGGGCCGGACGGCATCCTCATCACCGCCAAGCTCAATCAGAGCGAGCTGGCGCAATTGCTGGGTGTCACGCGCGAGGCGGTCAACAAGCAACTGAAGCAATTCACCCAGGACGGACTCATCGCCACCAAAGGCAGCCGCATCCTGGTGCGCGATGCCGCCGCGCTGTCCGCGCGCGGCAAGATCAAGGAAGAGAGCGCCTAA
- a CDS encoding HlyC/CorC family transporter → MTEIPVEDTSLWFEILIVLLLVLLNGFFAMSELAIVSARRARLKPIADAGHRGAKKALELAEDPTMFLSTVQIGITLVGVVAGAYSGATLSAPLARVLGDWPLIADYAYPVAVTLVVACITYLSLIIGELVPKRVAMNHAEAIAIRVSLPMALIAKIGAPLVLILRLSTNAILTLIGLSGDRDTQVTEEEVKTMVAEGAESGVFDEEERYMIDRVLHLADYSIRSIMTPRPDIDWIDVNDPAEVSLQHVIASGHSRLLLCQGNVDEVLGVVDAKDLLQQLATGQKMDPQLCVKIPLTLHETTTILRLLELFRHAPTRVAIVLDEYGSVEGIVTQADIFTVIAGEMSEEEDADDAIAARGAGSWLIDGRTRLIDVERKIGASGFVHSDYSTLAGLVLHRLGRVPRVGESVTYNGFRLEVVDLDGRRIDKVLVDRVGEEKKPAVDKAS, encoded by the coding sequence ATGACCGAGATTCCCGTCGAAGACACGTCCCTGTGGTTTGAAATACTGATCGTCCTGTTGCTGGTGCTGCTCAACGGCTTTTTCGCCATGTCGGAACTGGCCATCGTCTCGGCGCGGCGCGCAAGGTTGAAGCCCATCGCCGATGCCGGTCATCGCGGGGCGAAGAAGGCGCTGGAACTGGCCGAAGATCCGACCATGTTCCTCTCCACGGTGCAGATCGGCATCACGCTGGTGGGTGTCGTGGCCGGCGCCTATTCAGGTGCCACCTTGTCGGCGCCGCTGGCGCGGGTGCTTGGCGACTGGCCGCTCATCGCCGATTATGCCTATCCCGTCGCGGTGACACTGGTGGTCGCCTGCATCACCTATCTGTCGCTCATCATCGGCGAGCTCGTGCCAAAGCGCGTCGCCATGAACCATGCCGAGGCGATTGCCATCCGCGTCAGCCTGCCGATGGCGCTCATCGCCAAGATCGGCGCGCCTTTGGTGCTGATCCTGCGGCTTTCGACCAACGCGATCCTCACCCTCATCGGGCTCAGCGGCGACCGCGATACGCAGGTGACCGAGGAAGAAGTGAAGACCATGGTCGCGGAAGGCGCCGAGAGCGGCGTCTTCGACGAGGAAGAGCGCTATATGATCGACCGGGTGCTGCACCTGGCCGATTACTCGATCCGCAGCATCATGACGCCGCGCCCCGATATCGATTGGATCGACGTCAACGACCCGGCCGAGGTGTCGCTGCAGCATGTCATCGCCAGCGGCCATTCGCGGCTGCTGCTGTGCCAGGGCAATGTCGACGAGGTGCTGGGCGTGGTGGATGCCAAGGATCTGCTGCAGCAGTTGGCGACGGGCCAGAAGATGGACCCGCAGCTCTGCGTCAAGATTCCGCTCACCCTCCATGAGACGACCACGATCCTGCGGCTCCTCGAGCTTTTCCGCCACGCGCCGACCAGGGTCGCCATCGTGCTCGATGAGTATGGCAGCGTCGAAGGCATCGTGACCCAGGCCGATATCTTCACGGTGATCGCCGGCGAGATGTCGGAGGAAGAGGATGCCGATGACGCCATCGCCGCGCGCGGTGCGGGGTCGTGGCTGATCGACGGCCGCACGCGGCTCATCGATGTCGAGCGCAAGATCGGCGCCAGCGGATTCGTGCATTCGGATTACAGCACGCTCGCCGGCCTGGTGCTGCACCGCCTTGGCCGCGTGCCCCGGGTGGGCGAGAGCGTCACCTATAACGGCTTCCGCCTGGAGGTGGTCGATCTCGACGGCCGCCGCATCGACAAGGTGCTGGTGGATCGGGTCGGCGAGGAGAAGAAGCCGGCGGTCGACAAGGCGTCGTAA
- a CDS encoding type II toxin-antitoxin system HicA family toxin, whose translation MGKQVSSRDAIREIEMRGWVLARSRGDHFTFKNPANPMLITLPHPVKSLSPGIVRDIERKTGIRF comes from the coding sequence ATGGGCAAACAGGTCAGCAGCCGGGACGCGATCAGGGAAATCGAAATGCGCGGCTGGGTCCTGGCGCGCAGCCGCGGCGATCATTTCACCTTCAAGAACCCGGCGAACCCGATGCTGATCACCCTGCCCCATCCGGTGAAATCCCTGTCGCCCGGCATCGTGCGGGATATCGAACGAAAGACCGGCATCAGGTTCTGA
- a CDS encoding type II toxin-antitoxin system HicB family antitoxin, translated as MNACYPAVIDINPVVEGDITRARNKAGNKTGEMLGAYGVTFPDIPGCYAAGDTIEAAMRNASEALALHLEVMQEEGLPLPQSSRPETILADPSIKLAAIAMIDAPTPNKSVRVNISMASDLLERIDAVTSNRSAFLAEGARYLLERGGGVQPTTRRASKGRKN; from the coding sequence ATGAACGCGTGCTACCCGGCGGTGATCGATATCAATCCGGTGGTCGAGGGCGACATCACCAGGGCCCGGAACAAGGCAGGAAACAAGACTGGTGAGATGCTCGGCGCCTATGGCGTGACGTTTCCAGATATTCCCGGTTGTTACGCTGCCGGGGACACGATCGAGGCAGCGATGCGGAATGCCAGCGAGGCATTGGCGCTGCATCTGGAGGTCATGCAGGAAGAAGGATTGCCGCTGCCCCAGAGCAGCAGGCCGGAGACGATCCTGGCCGATCCGTCGATCAAACTGGCGGCCATCGCCATGATCGACGCGCCGACACCGAACAAGTCGGTGCGCGTCAATATCTCGATGGCGAGCGATCTCCTGGAGCGGATCGATGCCGTGACGTCAAACCGATCCGCCTTCCTCGCCGAGGGGGCGAGGTATCTTCTGGAGCGTGGTGGTGGCGTGCAGCCGACCACGCGTCGTGCCTCAAAGGGACGAAAGAACTAA
- a CDS encoding GNAT family N-acetyltransferase: MMLSLQPVTDLAPFADLLRASGLPADDLTQPGRRFWRAVTGDGVTIGYGGLEGDGADVLLRSVVIDSRSRGSGSGRALVALLLAEAKAGGASKVWLLTLSAADFFRHLGFSVAARAAAPAAITTSQQFSALCPASAQLLVTSV; this comes from the coding sequence ATGATGCTGTCGCTTCAACCCGTTACCGATCTCGCCCCCTTCGCCGATCTGCTGCGCGCGAGCGGGTTGCCGGCCGATGACCTCACCCAACCGGGGCGACGTTTCTGGCGGGCTGTTACGGGCGATGGCGTGACGATCGGCTATGGCGGGCTGGAAGGAGATGGCGCTGACGTGCTGCTGCGCTCGGTCGTGATCGACAGCAGATCGCGTGGCAGCGGATCGGGGCGCGCGCTGGTGGCTCTTCTGCTCGCCGAGGCGAAAGCCGGCGGTGCGTCGAAGGTTTGGCTGCTCACCTTGAGTGCCGCGGATTTCTTCCGCCATCTCGGCTTCAGCGTGGCGGCGCGCGCGGCGGCGCCGGCCGCCATCACCACATCGCAGCAGTTCAGCGCATTGTGCCCGGCCAGCGCGCAATTGCTGGTGACGAGCGTCTAG